From the Candidatus Methylacidiphilales bacterium genome, the window CGCACGCTCTATATTCCGTATGGCTTGACTTGGCCCTCCATCAGAAAGAGCTATCGACGGGATGGCGTGGAGAAGATGTAGAGGCATAAATATTACTTAAATTCAACCTGACCTAAGACTTTCAACACAGACGCTAAACACCAGGTTCGATACCAAGCGTTGAGAGGCACGGGCGAAAACTTTTCTATTTCGAAAAGTTGCTCTGAGAATTCCTTCTGCAACCATTCTTTGAAAGGAAAAACAAACCCGCGCTTAGGTTGCCTTAATATCCAAGCTGGAATTTCTGGAACTGCTTTCTTTAGAAGCGACTTAGAACGCGTCACTCTTACTCTTGGCGGAAGTATATCAAGGGCCATTGCCAGACGCGCATCAACTAACGGTAAGCGCAATTCAATCCCGTGAGCCATCGAGAAAATATCACTGTCACGGAGCAGTTGATTCGTTAAATAACGTGTTGTTTCAAGTTGCACAATAACCGAAAGCGGATCTTCAGGTAACTCCGAATCACTAATTTCTGAAAAGGGTTCTTGTGTGGGCTCCTTGCCAACGATTTTTTTTGTAATTAAAAATGCCTCATCTGGCGTAAAAATTCCGCGAAAGGCATGGTATGCATGTAACCAAGAGCCTTTCCCCTTCAGATATGCTAGTAATCGCCGATAAACAGACCCTTGAGGCTTTCTAGCTAGCCATGGAATTAGCACCTTTCGAAAGGGAGAATGATATAATCTATAAATCTGTGGCACTCGATAAAAGGAAGGATATCCCCCGAATAATTCATCCCCTCCTACCCCAGAAAGAGCTACCTTCATACCTTCCCTTCGTGCTAATAAAGATACACACCACGTGTTAAAACCATCTATAGTCGGGAGATCTAAATGTAGTAAGAAATTTCTAAGCTCAACTTGACCTTGACTAGCACTTAAAATCCATGTAATGTGCTCGGTATTGAAATGATGAGCCGTTTTTTCAGCAAGATTAGCCTCATTATATAAGCGTTCATGGAAGCCTATGGAAAAAGTATAAATTTTAGAATTCTCCCCCAACAGCTTCCTAACTAGCGCTAAAATTACAGTCGAGTCAATTCCACCACTTAGAAATATTCCGACTGGAACGTCACTCACCAAATGTCTCTTTATTGATTCCTCGAGCCAAAAACGTGTGTAAGCTATAGGATTTTTGCAATCCACAATACTTATTGACTGGTTTTCCGAAATATTATCATTCATAGATATAGAAAAATGAAACTTGCCTTTTCTTAAACTTGAGTGATGTTCAATTCTAACAGATCCCTTGTCCCAAATTAGATAAGCACCACTGGGCACTTGCCGTATCTCACTCCATAGTGTTTGCGGTGAAGGAACACTACCCCATAATAAAGTATCCCGAAAGCTATTCGGACACACTGTGTCGCCATTGGTTCTTAAAACCTTAGATTCTGAAGCGAAGATGAGTGTCCCATCTTTGTTGTAACGATAATACAAAGGCTTAATTCCGTAAGGATCTCTCGCTAATATACCTTCTTTCCTATCTTCATCCCAAAAGGCAAAAGCATACATTCCAGCAAGATACTTAAAAACGTGTTCCTTATACTTAATGATGAGATATAGTAGGATTTCTGTATCAGATTGACTTTTAAAAGATTTTGTATCAATATGACTTTTCAAAGCTAGATAATTATAGATTTCACCGTTGAATACGATACCTTGCCTTTTACTAGTTGAGAGCATCGGCTGTCGAGCGCTAATAGATAAGTCGATTATTGAAAGTCTTGTGTGGATAAGAATAGCATTTTCCGTTTTCCAAAAGCCATGATCATCTGGACCTCTATGCTTGAGAGATCGGATTAAAGCGTCAGGATCACTGCCGTTGATTGAGCCAAAAAAACCAGCTATCCCGCACATAGATTCAGAGTATATTGATTTTTGAAAAAAAGCATGTTAATTTTTTGTCAAAATTCTCTAATCCATATGCCTCTATAACTCTTGTCCTGAGATATTCAGGATTATAAAATTGATGGTTAGGGTGCATCCGCTTCAGTAATGAAATTAAATTTAACATCAATTGGTTTTCATCATTCGGATTAATCAAAACGCCTAAATCGCCATTAAGTAAAGGCTCCGCAGAAGCATCCAAATTTCCAGCTAATACAGGCAAACCAGATGCAAGTGCTTCAAGAAACACAATACCAAAGCCCTCCCCTGTGCTAGGCATGACGAATAATTCCGCTGATTGATATAGGTAGGGAAGCTCATGCGCCGGAACGTATCCGGTAAGAGTTACTGAATCTTGAATGCCTAGTTTTTGAATAGTCTCTTTAATATATGGCAAATCATCCCCCTGCCCCACGAGCACATAGTGAGCGTTGGTAACTTCTTTCAAAATACTTGGCCAAATCTTTAATATACGGTCATATCCCTTGTATCGTTCAAGCCTAGATAGGTGACATACTGTTAACACAATTTTTTTCTCTATAGGAATACCATATCGTCTTAATATTCTACGATTCTTAACACCTATTCTAAATCGTTCACTATCCACTGTATCAGGCAACACAAAAAATTTATTCTCAGCAATTTTTTGCTCCTTAATTACAATGGTTTTGGTAAATTCACTTACTGGCAACAAGTAATCTGCTTCTTTTAATCCATTAATTCTATATTGATTTTTTAATCCCCACACATCAATTCCGTGCAGGCACACTGCATATCGAATCTTTATATACTTCTTTATCAAATTAGCCACAGGGCTAAAATTAACATGAGTTGTGATAATATAGTCAGGCCGCTCGATAAATGCCCACCAGATTAAATGGACTGTGTAGAAAAAAGTTCCTAGGTGACCAAAGCCGAAAAAAGATATGTAACTGTTTGCTA encodes:
- the asnB gene encoding asparagine synthase (glutamine-hydrolyzing), which codes for MCGIAGFFGSINGSDPDALIRSLKHRGPDDHGFWKTENAILIHTRLSIIDLSISARQPMLSTSKRQGIVFNGEIYNYLALKSHIDTKSFKSQSDTEILLYLIIKYKEHVFKYLAGMYAFAFWDEDRKEGILARDPYGIKPLYYRYNKDGTLIFASESKVLRTNGDTVCPNSFRDTLLWGSVPSPQTLWSEIRQVPSGAYLIWDKGSVRIEHHSSLRKGKFHFSISMNDNISENQSISIVDCKNPIAYTRFWLEESIKRHLVSDVPVGIFLSGGIDSTVILALVRKLLGENSKIYTFSIGFHERLYNEANLAEKTAHHFNTEHITWILSASQGQVELRNFLLHLDLPTIDGFNTWCVSLLARREGMKVALSGVGGDELFGGYPSFYRVPQIYRLYHSPFRKVLIPWLARKPQGSVYRRLLAYLKGKGSWLHAYHAFRGIFTPDEAFLITKKIVGKEPTQEPFSEISDSELPEDPLSVIVQLETTRYLTNQLLRDSDIFSMAHGIELRLPLVDARLAMALDILPPRVRVTRSKSLLKKAVPEIPAWILRQPKRGFVFPFKEWLQKEFSEQLFEIEKFSPVPLNAWYRTWCLASVLKVLGQVEFK